The following coding sequences are from one Arthrobacter sp. PvP023 window:
- a CDS encoding family 78 glycoside hydrolase catalytic domain, producing MKTPSGTAPKSPSPSADPVRRQGGLRAAGLLTDGLAPCLTASLRPVFRWRLSQPEDADPAAARQTGYEIAIEDATGIEIWHSGPVPSSRQSGVPYAGPELAEDADYSWRVRVSDAAGSPGPWSEAAIFSTGLSDSGWGVHWIHRAAGGRPPLDVLDGALRVAGSPFLPVPCAPVREFTLDARLRPVMGWAGLLLRSSGPGTGLLLELNTAGSVVLRRAPAWEIPAPATPGTEVLASAQLERGAVASQERLPGKDLVPGTWQHLTVTDDGVTITVSLDGVELLSVAEPSPAGSEGRLALHQGPRSQAEYASIRVTARGPAPDAAPPQTADPINAMLLLDHRFDAGTKEARAFLSHWARTTVHRQPDEWTLLRTTIRLTGAVARARLFAAASHHAQLAVNGRPCLNTTSFSYPGEGYYDAADVTALLAAHTPQDTAAQPGRLLPTDVSLTALLHWYGPGQGRAASVPGLLVRLSVDYTDGRREIFGSGPDWSAAEAPYRQSGYRNDEGDPVEHLDGQAAAAFGACQDLLPALSYGPHPVPAFPALHPRRTFLSETFVAPEAFMTAADGTLVADFGRVIPARPEVDFGAGVAGRTVMIRAGYSLDAGGRVDRSKTPSQNTDMSFPYTQAEGPQQFRSSVHLGFRYLELPGVEASELSRVGAVVVHGRHPHEGSFSSSDGALNAVFRLLRDSALYGVQEQFVDTPTREKGQFLADAVNISYATMALFGEHAYTAQALREFGWSAGRYWNAGEDRGRYNAVYPNGDGKRDIPDFSLMMPEWAEEYHLRTGDLALVTELLPHLRNTADYALRYLAADGPTAGLVTELGGGSGPYLHGIVDWPAPGRFGYDMECAAKTTVNAQAYSALMSTARLCSIAGQENDAVRYAGHASALAETIRTRLRVDGVMVDGLHADGTPSTHASQHATSFPLSLGITDPAHAAADAEQIAAQGMRQGPMTVHRLVRALVAEGLTDAILDLLTSSDQPGWARLLDQGASFTWEAWELEDGTDYSQSHAWSASVVKEILESLLGVRVTVPGGSELLIEPPACRLEHARGSLPLPNGDVAVAWRRSSAGTHLECTVPAGVTAIVRLPDSTYGIQGPTAGPAVVSSSLSSASNGSGRSSTAPANGPATRDFRVHAGTWNFTPSCESCQKPG from the coding sequence TTGAAAACCCCGTCCGGCACCGCCCCCAAGTCGCCCTCCCCGAGTGCGGATCCTGTCCGGCGCCAGGGCGGACTTCGTGCTGCCGGCCTGCTGACCGACGGCCTCGCCCCCTGCCTCACGGCATCTCTGCGCCCGGTGTTCAGGTGGAGGCTGAGCCAGCCGGAAGACGCCGATCCTGCCGCCGCCCGGCAGACCGGCTATGAGATCGCCATCGAAGACGCGACTGGAATCGAGATCTGGCACTCCGGACCCGTCCCGTCATCCCGCCAATCCGGGGTCCCCTACGCCGGACCGGAACTGGCTGAGGACGCCGACTACAGCTGGCGTGTACGCGTGAGTGACGCCGCCGGGAGCCCCGGCCCCTGGTCCGAAGCGGCGATCTTCAGTACCGGACTTTCGGACAGCGGGTGGGGCGTCCACTGGATCCACCGGGCGGCAGGCGGCCGGCCCCCGCTGGACGTCCTGGACGGTGCCCTTCGTGTTGCAGGCTCGCCGTTCCTTCCCGTCCCCTGCGCGCCCGTCCGGGAGTTCACCCTGGACGCCCGCCTCCGTCCGGTGATGGGATGGGCCGGTCTGCTTCTCCGCAGCAGTGGCCCGGGCACGGGACTGCTGCTGGAACTGAACACCGCTGGCAGCGTCGTGCTCCGCCGTGCGCCGGCCTGGGAAATCCCAGCCCCTGCTACTCCCGGCACCGAAGTACTGGCCAGCGCACAGCTGGAACGCGGGGCCGTGGCCAGCCAGGAGCGACTGCCCGGCAAGGACCTGGTCCCAGGCACATGGCAGCATCTGACCGTCACTGACGACGGCGTCACCATCACCGTGAGCCTCGACGGCGTTGAGCTGCTTTCCGTGGCTGAACCCTCCCCTGCCGGATCGGAGGGCCGACTGGCACTCCACCAGGGACCCCGCAGCCAAGCCGAGTACGCCTCCATACGGGTCACCGCCAGGGGGCCCGCACCTGACGCTGCGCCCCCTCAAACGGCGGATCCCATCAATGCCATGCTGCTCCTGGACCATAGGTTCGACGCCGGGACGAAGGAAGCCCGTGCCTTCCTGAGCCATTGGGCGCGCACCACGGTTCACCGGCAGCCCGATGAATGGACCCTCCTCCGCACCACCATCAGGCTCACCGGCGCCGTTGCCCGTGCGCGCCTTTTCGCCGCAGCCAGCCATCATGCCCAGCTTGCCGTGAACGGCAGGCCCTGCCTCAACACCACTTCGTTCAGCTATCCCGGCGAAGGATATTACGACGCCGCCGACGTCACTGCGCTCCTGGCTGCCCACACACCGCAAGACACGGCAGCACAGCCCGGCCGGCTGCTACCCACAGATGTTTCGCTGACAGCCCTGCTGCACTGGTACGGCCCCGGCCAGGGCAGGGCTGCCAGCGTCCCCGGCCTGCTGGTCCGGCTCAGCGTTGACTACACCGACGGGCGCCGCGAGATCTTCGGATCCGGCCCGGACTGGAGCGCGGCCGAGGCCCCGTACCGGCAGTCCGGCTACCGGAACGACGAGGGCGATCCCGTGGAGCACCTCGACGGTCAGGCCGCGGCAGCGTTCGGCGCCTGCCAGGACCTTCTGCCGGCCCTAAGCTACGGCCCCCACCCCGTCCCGGCATTCCCGGCACTGCACCCCCGGCGCACTTTCCTTTCCGAGACTTTTGTGGCCCCGGAGGCTTTCATGACAGCGGCAGACGGAACGCTGGTGGCGGACTTCGGCCGGGTCATCCCGGCGCGCCCGGAAGTGGACTTCGGCGCCGGCGTGGCCGGGCGGACCGTGATGATCCGGGCCGGGTACTCCCTGGACGCCGGCGGCAGGGTGGACAGGAGCAAAACGCCCAGCCAGAACACGGACATGTCCTTCCCGTATACGCAGGCGGAAGGCCCCCAGCAATTCCGTAGCAGCGTGCACCTGGGCTTCCGGTACTTGGAACTCCCCGGCGTGGAAGCGTCGGAATTGTCCCGGGTGGGCGCCGTCGTCGTCCATGGCCGGCACCCGCACGAGGGGAGCTTCAGCAGCTCAGACGGCGCACTGAATGCCGTTTTCCGGCTGCTGCGCGATTCAGCACTGTACGGCGTCCAGGAGCAGTTCGTGGATACGCCCACGCGGGAGAAAGGCCAGTTCCTGGCCGACGCCGTCAACATCTCCTATGCCACCATGGCACTCTTCGGCGAGCACGCCTACACGGCTCAGGCGCTGCGGGAGTTCGGCTGGTCGGCAGGTCGCTACTGGAACGCCGGCGAGGACCGGGGGCGCTACAACGCGGTCTATCCCAACGGCGACGGGAAGCGCGACATCCCCGACTTCTCGCTCATGATGCCGGAGTGGGCCGAGGAATACCACCTCCGGACCGGAGACCTCGCACTCGTGACGGAACTGCTCCCTCACCTCCGGAATACCGCCGACTACGCGCTGCGGTACCTCGCCGCGGACGGCCCGACGGCGGGACTCGTCACCGAACTGGGCGGCGGCTCCGGCCCCTACCTTCACGGCATCGTGGACTGGCCAGCCCCCGGCCGCTTCGGCTACGACATGGAGTGCGCTGCAAAGACCACCGTCAACGCCCAGGCCTACTCGGCCCTCATGTCCACTGCGCGGCTGTGCAGCATCGCCGGCCAGGAAAACGATGCCGTGCGCTACGCCGGACATGCCAGTGCCCTCGCGGAAACGATCCGCACGCGCCTGCGCGTGGACGGCGTGATGGTGGACGGGCTGCACGCTGATGGAACACCCAGCACCCATGCATCCCAACACGCAACGTCCTTCCCGCTGTCCCTCGGAATCACCGATCCTGCGCACGCAGCGGCTGACGCAGAGCAAATCGCGGCCCAGGGCATGCGCCAGGGACCCATGACCGTGCATCGCCTGGTGCGCGCCCTGGTGGCCGAGGGACTGACCGACGCGATCCTCGACCTGCTCACATCGTCCGACCAGCCCGGCTGGGCGCGGCTCCTCGATCAGGGCGCCAGCTTCACCTGGGAAGCCTGGGAACTGGAAGACGGCACCGACTACAGCCAGTCCCACGCCTGGTCCGCCTCCGTGGTGAAGGAAATCCTGGAGTCCCTGCTCGGCGTGCGTGTGACGGTTCCCGGAGGCAGCGAACTGCTGATCGAACCGCCGGCCTGCCGGCTCGAGCACGCCCGGGGAAGTCTCCCGCTGCCCAATGGTGACGTTGCTGTTGCTTGGCGGCGTTCTTCGGCTGGAACGCACTTGGAGTGCACGGTTCCCGCCGGCGTCACCGCCATCGTCCGGTTGCCCGACAGCACTTACGGAATCCAGGGACCGACGGCGGGACCCGCCGTCGTGAGTTCCAGCCTAAGCAGTGCCTCAAACGGTAGCGGGCGTAGCAGCACCGCCCCGGCCAACGGACCTGCAACGCGTGACTTCCGGGTCCACGCGGGAACCTGGAACTTCACGCCGTCCTGCGAATCCTGTCAGAAACCGGGTTAG
- a CDS encoding hydrolase: MLICATCAVERDEPAPELCPICTDERQYVPEDGQKWLTLDGLARGGQQTVLKENEPGLIAIKTEPKVGIGQTAQLVVTHQGSLLWDPVGYVDDSAVDAALERGPVLAIAASHPHMFGMQVEWSHRLGGVPVLVADADRRWLGRNDPVIDYWSGSHTVAEGLTLHQTGGHFPGSAVVHWAAGAAGRGVLLTGDSVFPNPDRRSISFMRSYPNHLPLSGAVALRIAAQLGELEFDRIYGNFNNVIASGARAVLHDSAQRHAAWARGDFDRLT; the protein is encoded by the coding sequence ATGCTGATTTGCGCGACCTGCGCCGTCGAACGCGACGAACCTGCCCCGGAGCTCTGCCCGATCTGCACCGATGAGCGGCAGTATGTGCCCGAGGACGGACAAAAGTGGCTGACACTGGACGGGCTGGCTCGAGGGGGTCAGCAGACAGTGCTGAAGGAGAATGAACCGGGACTTATCGCGATCAAGACGGAACCTAAAGTCGGGATCGGCCAGACCGCTCAGCTGGTGGTGACACACCAGGGCTCGCTGCTGTGGGATCCGGTGGGATATGTCGATGACAGTGCCGTGGACGCAGCGCTCGAGCGGGGCCCGGTCCTCGCGATCGCCGCCAGCCATCCACACATGTTTGGCATGCAGGTCGAATGGTCGCATCGGCTCGGTGGCGTCCCTGTGCTGGTGGCGGACGCAGACCGGCGATGGCTGGGGCGCAACGATCCGGTCATCGACTACTGGTCCGGCAGTCACACTGTCGCCGAAGGGTTGACACTGCACCAGACCGGGGGGCACTTCCCCGGCAGTGCGGTGGTGCACTGGGCTGCAGGAGCGGCCGGCAGAGGAGTCCTGCTGACCGGTGACAGCGTGTTTCCCAATCCAGACCGTCGGTCCATCTCCTTCATGCGCAGCTACCCGAATCATTTGCCGCTATCCGGCGCGGTAGCGTTGCGAATCGCCGCTCAGCTCGGGGAACTCGAGTTCGACCGGATCTACGGCAACTTCAACAATGTCATCGCGTCCGGGGCCAGGGCCGTCCTGCACGATTCCGCCCAACGGCACGCCGCTTGGGCGCGAGGAGACTTCGACCGTCTGACCTGA
- a CDS encoding trans-aconitate 2-methyltransferase yields the protein MASDRHDQNRFLDLDAKVFGDHLAAVLDLAGVPAARSVVDLGAGTGAGSRLLRQRFPDAAVTCVDNDPQMLELLRGQGFAVVEADLDHGFPALGGSLIAAGAAAEAPVDLVWASSSLHHVTHPARLLSGVRRALAPGGVLVVVELAALPRFLSHPRGALLELRCHAAAAAEGWNHYPNWTPVIEAAGFAVTRSEVTGIAPVTPAAREYARQWFARFSHLAALTADDHEAVANLLKRFTDDVELDPRTTRTVWVATPVEAQEQP from the coding sequence ATGGCATCTGACCGTCACGACCAGAACCGCTTCCTCGACCTCGATGCCAAGGTGTTCGGCGACCATCTCGCAGCCGTCCTGGACCTGGCCGGAGTGCCGGCTGCGCGCAGCGTCGTTGACCTCGGCGCCGGCACCGGCGCAGGTAGCCGGCTGCTTCGCCAGCGATTTCCCGACGCCGCGGTGACGTGCGTTGACAATGACCCGCAGATGCTCGAGCTGCTGCGCGGGCAGGGCTTCGCCGTGGTCGAGGCCGACCTCGACCACGGCTTCCCTGCGCTGGGCGGCTCCTTGATAGCGGCGGGTGCAGCGGCCGAGGCGCCGGTTGACCTGGTGTGGGCATCGTCCTCGCTCCACCACGTAACCCACCCCGCCCGGCTCTTGTCGGGGGTCCGCCGGGCACTGGCCCCGGGCGGGGTGCTGGTCGTCGTCGAGCTCGCCGCCCTGCCCCGCTTCCTGAGCCATCCGCGCGGAGCGCTGCTGGAGCTGCGCTGCCACGCCGCTGCGGCGGCCGAGGGGTGGAACCATTACCCGAACTGGACGCCGGTCATCGAGGCCGCCGGGTTCGCCGTCACCAGGTCTGAGGTGACGGGCATCGCACCAGTTACGCCGGCCGCGCGGGAGTACGCCCGGCAGTGGTTCGCGCGCTTCTCACACCTGGCGGCCCTCACCGCGGACGACCACGAGGCCGTGGCAAACCTGCTGAAGCGATTCACCGACGACGTTGAGCTGGACCCCCGCACCACCCGGACCGTCTGGGTGGCCACGCCCGTCGAGGCCCAGGAGCAGCCTTGA
- a CDS encoding NAD(P)/FAD-dependent oxidoreductase, giving the protein MDTTRCDVVIVGGGAAGLSAATTLGRALRSVLVIDSGTPRNGPAAGVHGYLSRDGMDPWELLSTGRSEVLSYGGTVIDGEAVSARRTSDGFEVVLGDGRRFHCRRLLVTTGLTDELPPIDGLREQWGKGVVHCPYCHGWEIRGQRIGVLGTGPLSVHQALLFRQWSPDITLFLNDTVEPTDEEWEKLAARSVTVVDGAVASVDAVDGVLTGLTLRQGSSFDVQALAVGTRMEARSMLLESLGLGSQVHPSGAGRFIETDAMGATAVRGVYAAGNVSNLMAQVITAAAEGVMSGARINADLIEEETRWAVEGHFGPFSAASEAAVSQIVLTHRRHGLDDGI; this is encoded by the coding sequence ATGGACACCACACGCTGTGACGTTGTAATTGTCGGCGGCGGCGCGGCGGGACTCAGCGCTGCCACGACTCTGGGCCGGGCGCTGCGCTCGGTGCTGGTCATCGATTCCGGAACTCCACGCAACGGACCCGCTGCGGGAGTGCACGGCTATCTTTCGAGGGACGGCATGGACCCCTGGGAACTCCTGTCCACAGGACGCAGCGAAGTGCTCTCCTACGGGGGAACGGTCATCGACGGCGAAGCCGTTTCGGCACGCCGGACGTCCGATGGATTCGAGGTGGTTCTCGGAGATGGCCGCCGGTTCCACTGCAGACGCCTCCTCGTCACCACCGGCCTGACAGACGAGCTGCCTCCCATCGACGGGCTGCGGGAGCAATGGGGAAAGGGCGTTGTGCACTGCCCCTATTGCCATGGCTGGGAAATCCGCGGGCAACGGATTGGCGTGCTGGGCACAGGACCGCTGTCCGTTCATCAGGCACTGTTGTTCAGGCAGTGGTCCCCGGATATCACCCTGTTCCTCAACGACACCGTGGAACCCACCGACGAGGAGTGGGAAAAGCTCGCCGCCCGGTCCGTAACGGTCGTCGACGGCGCCGTGGCTTCCGTTGACGCCGTCGACGGTGTCCTCACGGGCCTCACGCTCCGCCAGGGCTCCTCGTTCGACGTACAGGCACTGGCTGTCGGAACACGGATGGAGGCCAGATCCATGCTTCTGGAATCACTCGGGCTAGGTTCCCAGGTGCACCCGTCGGGGGCCGGACGGTTTATCGAGACCGATGCTATGGGTGCGACGGCCGTCCGCGGTGTGTACGCGGCCGGCAATGTCTCCAACCTCATGGCTCAGGTGATCACCGCAGCGGCCGAGGGTGTCATGAGCGGCGCACGGATCAACGCCGACCTCATCGAAGAGGAAACCCGGTGGGCTGTCGAGGGTCACTTCGGCCCCTTCTCGGCCGCCTCGGAAGCAGCCGTCTCTCAGATCGTGCTAACACACCGACGCCATGGCCTTGATGATGGCATCTGA
- a CDS encoding helix-turn-helix domain-containing protein, with product METELDDVLGAVGPRLRALRTERNLTLGDVSAASGVSVSTLSRLESGQRRPNLELLLPLARMYGVPLDDLVGAPPTGDPRIHLQPITHGDMTAVPLTRRPGGLQAFKMVLTGDARGSEPDPRVHEGYEWLYILNGRLRLVLGDKDFELRPGEAAEFDTHTPHWFASADGRPVEFISLFGQQGERMHVRARPKPS from the coding sequence ATGGAAACTGAGCTTGACGACGTTCTCGGGGCAGTCGGCCCCCGGCTTCGGGCACTCCGCACAGAACGAAACCTCACCCTTGGGGATGTGTCCGCCGCATCCGGAGTGTCGGTGAGCACCTTGTCCCGCTTGGAATCCGGCCAACGCAGGCCCAACCTTGAACTCCTGCTGCCACTCGCGAGGATGTACGGTGTTCCCCTCGACGACCTTGTTGGCGCGCCGCCCACCGGGGATCCGAGAATTCACCTGCAGCCCATCACCCATGGCGACATGACGGCTGTTCCTCTAACACGCCGTCCGGGCGGATTGCAGGCCTTCAAGATGGTGCTCACGGGTGATGCGCGCGGGTCGGAGCCCGACCCGCGCGTTCACGAAGGCTACGAATGGCTCTACATCCTCAACGGACGACTGCGTCTGGTGCTGGGCGACAAAGACTTTGAACTTCGCCCTGGCGAAGCCGCGGAATTCGACACCCACACACCGCACTGGTTCGCCAGCGCTGACGGCAGACCCGTCGAGTTCATCAGCCTGTTTGGACAGCAGGGCGAGCGGATGCACGTCCGCGCGCGGCCCAAGCCTTCATAG
- a CDS encoding glycogen debranching N-terminal domain-containing protein encodes MAGWNSDTAAGPMGPGTVTLVEGSSFCISLPNGDIHPEHPHGLFVQDTRILSKWSLTINGQPLEPLAAETKEPYRALFAGRVPRTDGYADSPLIVERLREVGAGIREQITVRNFSLDPVECSVSLTVEADFADLFEVKEARIQRQWNENRQAEGHVLTIRAAWQDVRKGVVVRAPGADVTPDAITYRASIAAHGQWSAVLIAVPGMDGATSDSFVHAEGDGLSPSDRRRQEWVARIPVLHMGSPSIERTLRRSYDDLGALRIEDPNHPDRVVVAAGAPWFMTLFGRDSLWASEMALPVDPSLALGTLQTLADRQGTVVDPMSEEEPGKILHEVRLDVSSGLSLGGKSVYYGSVDATPLFVDVLGAVSRWGFAKDTIAALLPHADRALDWIRDYGDKDGDGFVEYQRLNDQGLINQGWKDSWDGINFADGRLAEPPIALCEVQAYVFAAYLARAWMAYDDGDTVLGDKLAGWASALKKQFNEQFWMPERGYYAVALDGKKQQVDACASNMGHCLWLGLIDEDKASKVAERLMSPEMFSGWGVRTLASDMGAYNPASYHNGSVWPHDNAIIAAGLLRYGFVAEAQRISTALLEAAEYSDGRLPELFCGFSREQFTEPVPYPTACSPQAWAATTPILLVTSLMRYDAHVSRGGFWLDPVLPESYGDLHITNAPMAGGRITIDITGSVPSVQGLPEGMAFHRGHRPWITELVEQASKRLPHGRRRP; translated from the coding sequence ATGGCTGGGTGGAACTCTGACACGGCGGCCGGTCCCATGGGGCCCGGGACGGTCACCCTGGTCGAGGGATCGTCCTTCTGTATCTCCTTGCCGAACGGCGACATCCACCCGGAACATCCCCATGGCCTTTTCGTCCAGGACACCCGGATCCTTTCCAAGTGGAGCCTGACCATCAACGGACAACCGCTCGAGCCACTGGCCGCGGAGACGAAGGAACCGTACCGTGCACTGTTTGCGGGTCGTGTTCCACGCACCGACGGATATGCCGACAGCCCCCTGATTGTTGAGCGGCTCCGTGAGGTGGGAGCTGGAATCCGGGAGCAGATTACCGTCCGCAATTTCTCGTTGGACCCTGTCGAGTGCTCTGTCTCTCTTACCGTTGAGGCTGATTTCGCCGATCTCTTTGAAGTCAAGGAAGCGCGGATCCAGCGGCAATGGAACGAAAACCGTCAAGCGGAAGGCCATGTGCTGACCATCCGGGCTGCCTGGCAAGACGTCCGGAAAGGCGTTGTAGTCCGCGCCCCGGGAGCGGACGTGACTCCGGATGCCATCACCTACAGGGCCTCTATCGCAGCCCACGGCCAGTGGAGCGCCGTCCTCATCGCGGTGCCCGGCATGGACGGAGCCACCTCTGATTCGTTCGTGCATGCTGAGGGTGACGGGCTGTCCCCTAGTGACCGGCGCCGCCAGGAGTGGGTGGCCAGGATCCCGGTGCTCCACATGGGGAGCCCGTCGATCGAACGCACGCTAAGGCGGAGCTACGACGACCTCGGCGCGCTTCGCATCGAGGATCCGAACCACCCGGACCGGGTCGTGGTGGCCGCCGGTGCGCCCTGGTTCATGACCCTGTTCGGACGGGATTCGCTGTGGGCCTCGGAAATGGCGCTACCGGTGGACCCATCGTTGGCTTTGGGCACGCTCCAGACTCTGGCGGACCGCCAAGGGACCGTGGTCGATCCAATGAGCGAGGAGGAACCGGGAAAAATCCTCCACGAGGTCAGGCTCGATGTCTCCAGCGGACTATCCCTGGGAGGTAAGTCCGTCTACTACGGGAGTGTTGACGCCACGCCATTGTTTGTTGACGTCCTCGGGGCGGTCAGCCGCTGGGGATTCGCCAAGGACACCATCGCCGCACTACTGCCCCACGCGGACCGGGCGCTGGACTGGATCCGTGACTATGGAGACAAAGACGGCGACGGGTTCGTCGAGTATCAGCGCCTCAACGACCAGGGGCTGATCAACCAGGGGTGGAAGGACTCCTGGGACGGCATCAACTTCGCCGACGGCCGACTGGCCGAACCACCCATCGCGCTCTGCGAGGTTCAGGCCTATGTTTTCGCGGCGTACCTGGCGCGGGCATGGATGGCATACGACGACGGCGACACGGTTCTGGGCGACAAACTCGCCGGCTGGGCTTCGGCGCTGAAGAAGCAGTTCAACGAACAGTTCTGGATGCCTGAGCGCGGCTACTATGCAGTGGCCCTGGACGGCAAAAAGCAGCAGGTTGATGCCTGCGCATCCAATATGGGCCACTGTCTCTGGCTGGGCCTCATCGATGAGGACAAAGCATCCAAAGTGGCCGAACGCCTCATGTCACCGGAGATGTTCAGCGGGTGGGGCGTGCGCACCCTCGCCAGCGACATGGGTGCCTATAACCCCGCCAGCTACCACAACGGCTCAGTCTGGCCGCACGACAATGCAATCATCGCGGCCGGTCTGCTCCGTTATGGCTTCGTGGCGGAAGCACAACGAATCTCCACGGCACTGCTGGAGGCTGCAGAATACTCGGACGGCCGGCTGCCGGAGCTGTTCTGCGGCTTCAGCCGTGAGCAGTTCACTGAGCCGGTGCCCTACCCCACGGCCTGTTCACCGCAGGCCTGGGCAGCGACCACACCGATACTTCTGGTGACCAGCCTGATGCGGTATGACGCCCACGTTTCCCGCGGAGGCTTCTGGCTGGATCCGGTGCTTCCGGAATCGTACGGTGACCTCCACATCACCAACGCACCCATGGCCGGCGGCAGGATCACCATAGATATCACCGGGTCCGTCCCATCCGTCCAGGGCCTGCCCGAAGGAATGGCTTTCCACCGCGGGCACCGCCCATGGATAACAGAACTGGTCGAGCAAGCCAGTAAACGCCTTCCGCATGGCCGCCGCCGGCCTTGA
- a CDS encoding DUF2809 domain-containing protein, which produces MSSFDSGALGSDLSGNSGGTEAVSSVEQGRSRIRRPLLCVAGLMSVVLGLSIRTFSDAAWTGPAGDGMYAALVYILVAILIPSKPKVLIATAAVTVCVMIELFQLTGLPAELGDSWPPLRLVLGTTFGTADLLAYAVGTAVAYAVDRTTGAVVNTTSHH; this is translated from the coding sequence ATGAGCAGCTTCGACAGCGGGGCTTTGGGCAGTGATCTGTCAGGGAACAGCGGCGGCACTGAAGCTGTGAGTTCTGTCGAACAGGGGCGTTCAAGAATCAGACGGCCCTTGCTGTGCGTCGCCGGGCTGATGAGTGTTGTGCTCGGGTTGAGCATTCGTACGTTCAGCGATGCGGCGTGGACCGGCCCTGCCGGTGATGGCATGTACGCGGCACTGGTCTACATTCTCGTGGCCATCCTGATTCCGTCAAAGCCCAAGGTGCTGATTGCAACCGCAGCCGTTACGGTCTGCGTGATGATCGAACTGTTCCAGCTCACCGGTCTTCCTGCCGAACTCGGAGACTCCTGGCCACCCCTTCGGCTGGTCCTCGGAACCACATTCGGCACCGCGGACTTGTTGGCCTACGCCGTGGGTACTGCAGTCGCCTATGCGGTGGATCGGACGACGGGCGCGGTGGTGAACACCACTAGCCATCACTAG
- a CDS encoding MFS transporter — protein MLSTGLVAIDSTIVATAVPSIVHDIGGFVSFPWLFSAYLLAQAVSVPVYAKLSDVVGRKPIILIGIGLFLLGSILCGVAWSMPALIAFRVLQGLGAGAVQPMAITIAGDIYSLTERAKVQGYLASVWAVSSVVGPTLGGVFSALGMWRGIFLVNIPLCLLAGWMLSRTFHENVERARHRVDYLGAGLLTGSLTLIILGALEGGQAWGWTSAISVAVFAGGALLFAVFILVERRAAEPVLPPWVVSRRLLATTALISFGVGAVMLGLTSYVPTFLEGALSTSPILAGLALAALTIGWPISASQSGRFYLRMGFRKTAMIGITITVIGTAVLALTASAPNVLLAAASCFIVGLGLGLVATPSLIAAQSSVDWNERGVVTGTNLFARSIGSSIGVAVFGAVANAIYAGTPGSNTDPHTVVSASGAVFVAVLAAAVLTVVAVIAMPATDNKTTASSGIDPAVAAEPSTAASDG, from the coding sequence ATGCTCTCTACGGGCTTGGTGGCGATCGATTCGACGATCGTCGCGACCGCGGTGCCGTCGATCGTGCATGACATTGGTGGTTTCGTGTCTTTTCCCTGGCTCTTTTCTGCCTACCTGTTGGCGCAGGCCGTGTCTGTCCCCGTCTACGCGAAACTCTCCGACGTCGTCGGCCGTAAACCGATCATCCTGATCGGTATCGGGCTATTCCTACTCGGTTCGATCCTCTGCGGAGTGGCCTGGAGCATGCCGGCCCTCATCGCGTTCCGTGTGTTGCAGGGCCTGGGCGCGGGTGCAGTCCAGCCGATGGCGATCACGATCGCCGGGGATATCTATTCGCTGACTGAGCGGGCGAAGGTGCAAGGCTACCTTGCGAGCGTTTGGGCGGTGTCCTCCGTCGTTGGGCCGACGCTCGGTGGAGTGTTTTCGGCACTTGGCATGTGGCGCGGGATCTTCCTCGTGAACATTCCACTGTGCCTCCTGGCAGGGTGGATGCTGAGCCGAACGTTCCACGAGAATGTCGAGCGCGCCAGGCACCGGGTCGACTATCTGGGGGCGGGCCTGCTGACTGGCTCGCTGACGCTGATTATTCTTGGTGCCCTCGAAGGCGGCCAGGCGTGGGGCTGGACCTCCGCCATCAGCGTTGCGGTGTTCGCCGGCGGAGCACTCTTGTTCGCCGTGTTCATCCTGGTCGAGCGCAGGGCGGCCGAGCCGGTCCTGCCGCCGTGGGTTGTCTCCCGGAGGCTGCTGGCGACCACGGCACTGATCTCCTTTGGCGTTGGAGCGGTCATGCTTGGCCTCACCTCTTACGTTCCCACGTTCCTCGAAGGAGCCCTCTCGACCTCCCCGATCCTGGCCGGGCTCGCGCTGGCAGCATTGACGATCGGCTGGCCGATCAGTGCGTCCCAATCTGGCCGGTTCTATCTACGGATGGGGTTCCGGAAGACGGCGATGATCGGCATCACCATCACGGTCATCGGTACAGCGGTACTTGCCCTCACCGCCTCCGCACCCAACGTTCTCCTGGCGGCGGCGAGCTGCTTCATCGTAGGGCTCGGGCTCGGGCTGGTTGCCACCCCGAGCCTTATCGCCGCCCAGTCCAGCGTCGACTGGAACGAGCGCGGAGTTGTCACCGGTACCAATCTTTTCGCGCGATCGATCGGTAGTTCCATCGGTGTCGCGGTTTTCGGGGCCGTTGCGAATGCGATCTATGCAGGCACTCCGGGCAGCAATACGGATCCGCACACAGTCGTCTCAGCCTCCGGGGCTGTGTTCGTGGCCGTACTGGCCGCCGCCGTACTCACCGTCGTCGCCGTTATCGCGATGCCCGCCACCGACAACAAGACCACCGCCTCATCGGGCATCGACCCTGCGGTGGCAGCCGAACCTAGCACGGCAGCTAGTGATGGCTAG